GCCGCGTGCCGGCCGACATCCGCGCCGAGGCCGTGGGCCAGACGGAAGAGGACCTCGACGTGCCCGCGTTCCTGAGGAGGCAAGCGGACTAGCGAGCATGCTCAAGCAGTTCAAAGAGTTCATCGCGCGCGGCAATGTCGCCGAGCTGGCGGTGGGCGTCATCATCGGCGCGGCTTTCGGCAAGATCGTGTCCTCCTTCGTTGGCGACGTCCTCATGCCGCCGATCGGCCTTCTCCTGGGCAAGGCGGAATTCGCCAACCTCTTCATCAACCTCTCGGGACAGCACTACGTGACCGTGGCCGCGGCCAAGGCGGCGGGCGCGCCGACGCTCAACTACGGGGCGTTTCTCCAGGCTATCGTGGACTTCGTGATCGTGGCCTTCGCCGTCTTCTTGCTGATCAAGCAGGTCAACCGGCTCTTCCCCCCGGCCGCGCCGGCTCACACCACGCGCCCGTGCCCGCTCTGCCTCTCGAACATCCCGCAGAAGGCCACGCGCTGCGCCCACTGCACTTCGGAGGTCAAACCGGCGTAGGCAGGCTCTCGACGTACGCGAGGTAGGGGTCGAGGCGGAACTTCCTCCCCCGTCCCACGCCGGGTCGGCGGTTCTTGACCCACAGAGAGTCTCCGGCTAAGGTCGGCCCACTCGTCCCACGAAGGAAACCGGCCCGACTCCCCCAATCGGAGGCCTCCCCGGCATGACGTGTCCCCGGTGCCAGCAGGACAACCCGATCCACGCCAGGTTCTGCCTGGGCTGCGGAGCCCACCTCGCGCTCGCCTGCGGCTCCTGTGGCGCAGAATTACCAGGGGGCGCCCGCTTCTGCCTCCAGTGCGGCCAAGCCGTAGCCGCCGGCACCGCGGCCCCGGTTCGTTCGCCCGCCCCGGAGACGTACACCCCCAAGCACCTGGCCGAGAAGATCCTCACCTCCAAGGCCGCCCTCGAGGGTGAGCGCAAGCAGGTGACGGTCCTCTTCGCCGACCTCAAGGGCTCGATGGAACTGCTCGCCGACCGCGATCCCGAAGAGGCGCGCAAGCTCCTCGACCCGGTGCTCGAACGCATGATGGACGCGGTCCACCGCTACGAGGGCACCGTCAATCAGGTCATGGGCGACGGCATCATGGCCCTCTTCGGCGCGCCCCTCGCCCACGAGGATCACGCCGTGCGGGCGTGCTATGCGGCGCTCCGGATGCAGGAGTCGGTCACGCAGTACGCGGAGGGTGTCTTCCGCTCGCACGGCGTGCCCCTCCAGATCCGCGTGGGGCTCAACTCCGGCGAGGTGGTCGTCCGCGCCATCGGGTCCGATCTGCACATGGATTACACCGCGGTCGGTCAGACGACGCACCTGGCCGCCCGCATGGAGCAGATGGCGACGCCCGGCACGATCCTGCTCGCCCCCGCGACGCTCCAGCTCGCCGAAGGCTACGTACAGGTCGCGGCCCGGGGGCCGGTCGCAGTCAAGGGCATGGCGGACCCCGTGGAAGTCTACGCGCTCACCGGGGCGAGCGCGCAGCGGACCCGGCTCCACGCGGCCGCCGCGCGGGGACTGACGCGATTCGTCGGCCGAGACGCCGAGATCGAGCAGATCCGCCGGGCGCTCGCCCTCGCGCACGATGGCCACGGCCAGCTCGTCGCCGTCGTGGGGGAACCCGGCGTGGGGAAGTCTCGCCTCGTGTACGAGTTCACCCACTCCCACCGTACCCAGGACTGGCTCATCCTGGAAGCCGGCTCCGTGTCCTACGGCAAGGCGACCAGCTACCTGCCCGTCATCGATCTCCTCAAGGCCTACTTCAAGATTCACGATCGCGAAACCCATCGCGAGATCCGAGAGAAGGTGACGGGCAAGCTCCTCACGCTGGATCGCACACTCGAGCCGATCCTGCCCGCGTTGCTGGCCCTCCTCGATGTGCCCGTCGAGGACGCCCAATGGCAGGCGCTCGATCCGCCGCAACAGCGGCAGCGCACTCTCGACGCCGTCAAGCACCTCCTGCTCCGGGAGAGCCAGGGCCAACCCGTCCTCGTGGTCTTCGAGGACCTGCACTGGATCGATGCCGAGACGCAGGCCGTGCTCGACGGTCTGGTGGAGAGTTTTCCCACGGCCAGGGTCCTGCTGCTGGTCAACTACCGGCCCGAGTACCAGCATGGCTGGGTGAGCAAGACCTACTACAGCCAGCTACGGCTCGACGCGCTCCCGCCCGAGAGTGCGGGCGAGCTCCTGAGCGTCCTCCTGGGCGACGACCCGGCGTTGGAGCCCCTCAAGCGGCTGCTGGTCAGGCGCGGCAACCCCTTCTTCATCGAGGAGAGCATCCGGACGCTGGTGGAGACGGGTGCGCTCACCCGGGAGCGCGGGGCGTATCGTCTGACGCGGGCGATCCAGGCGATCGAGGTCCCGGCGACCGTGCAGGTGATCCTGGCGGCCCGGATCGACCGGCTCCCGCCGGACGACAAGCAGCTGCTCCAGACGGCCTCGGTCATCGGCAAGGACGTGCCCTTCGTGCTGCTCCACGCCGTGGCGGAGGCGGCGGAGGATGCGGTGCAGCGGGGGCTCACCCATCTGCAGGCGGCCGAGTTTCTGTACGAGACGCGCCTCTTTCCGGATCCCGAGTACACCTTCAAGCACGCGCTCACCCATGAAGTCACCTACGGCACGCTCCTCCAGGACCGGCGCAAGACCCTGCACGCCCGCATCGTCGGCGCCATCGAGCGCTTCTATCCGGATCGGCTGATCGAGCACGTCGAGCGGCTGGCCCACCATGCCGTGCGGGGTGAGGTGTGGGAGAAGGCGGTCACGTACCTCCGGCAGGCAGGCGCCAAAGCCTTGGCGCGATCCGCCAACCGGGAGGCCGTGACGTGCTTCGAGCAGGCGCTGACGGCCCTGCAGCTTCTGCTCGAGACCCGCGAGAGGCTGGAGCAGGCCATTGATCTTCGCTTCGATCTTCGAACTGCACTGTTTCCGCTTGGAGAATTCGAGCGGATCGTCGGCTATCTCCGCGAAGCCGAAGGCCTGGCCAGGACGCTCGACGATCGACAGCGACTCGGGCAGCTGTCCGTCTATATGTGCCACAACCTTTGGATAACTGGTCATCCGACGGAGGCGCTCGCGTTCGGCCAGAGCGCCCAGGCTATTGCCGAGTCGCTTGGGGATGTTCCGCTCCAGGTGACGGGAAATCTCTACCTCGGCGTGGCCTGCCTCGGGACGGGGGACTACCGACAGGCCGAGGAGCTTCTCCTGCAAGTCCTGCAGTTGCTTGAAGGCGATCTGAGCCGGGAACGCTTTGGCCTCGCCGGATTTCCTGCCGTGGCGGCCCGCTATTTTTTGACTTGGGGGTTCGCCGACCTGGGAAAGTTGAACGAAGGGATCGCCTACGGCCAGGAAGGGATCCGCCTCGCCGAGGCACTGGATCACCCCTACAGCCTGGCCTCCATGTGCTGGGTTCTCGCCTATCTCGAGATCACCGGGGGAGACTTCAGCCACGCCGTCCGCCTGCTCGAACGCGGGCTGGCGCTGAGTCGCGAGTGGAACCTGACCTACTTTTCAGCGATAAGCACCGGGAGCCTGGGCTACGCCTACGCGCTCTCGGGGCGGATGGCCGAGGGCATCCCGTTGCTGGAGCACGCGCTGAGCGCCATTGAGACTATGGGATTGGGACTTTACCAGCCTATTTCCCTCGGGTATCTGGGCGAAGCGTACGTCCTCGCCGACCGGCTCGAGGACGCTTTCGCATTCGCCGGGCGAGCCCTGACCCTCGCCCGCGAGCGCGGTCAACGCCCCTACGAGGCATGGGCCCTCCGGCTTCTCGGCGAGATCGCCGCCCGCCGCGATCCCCCGAAGCACGCTGACGGCCACTACCGTGACGCGCTCGCGCTCGCCGGCGAGCTCGGCATGCGCCCGCTCGTCGCCCACTGCCACCTCGGCCTCGCCAAGCTCTCCCAGCGCACGGGCAAGCAGGAGCAGGCCCGCGACCACCTCACCACCGCCATCACGCTGTACCGCGAGATGGACATGCGGTTCTGGCTGAAGCAGGCGGAGGCCGAGATGCGGGAGCTGGCATGAGAGTCGTTGCGCTGTAGCTCACGGCCCGATCGGACCGCGTGAGACAATGGCCGACGCAATGACCGCTCCGCGCTTCCACGGCGACCCGCCGACGCACTTCCTCTCGCCGCTGCTCGAAGGCGCGGGAGTGCCGCATCTCTTCACCACGCGAAACTTCCCGGGCGTGACGGCCTTCAGAGAGCCGTTCCCGCCGCTCGGCCCCGACGCCACGCCCTTGCTCGCCGAGTGCGGCCTCGCTGCGGAGCCCGCGGCCTTCCTCAAGCAGGTCCACGGCGCTGATGTCCTCCGCGCGACGGAGGGTGGCTGCGTCGGGAACGCGGACGCTCTCATGAGTAATAGGCCGGGGCTGCCTATCGCGGTCTTTTCCGCCGACTGCGTGACGCTCCTGATCTACGACCCCGACGGGCGGCGGCTCGCGGTCGTCCACGCGGGCTGGCGCGGCACCGCCCAGTCGGTGGCGCGGGCGGCCGTCCTGGCGCTGGTGGAGGCGGGCGGGCGGCCCGAGGAGTTCCTGGCGGCCGTCGGACCGTCCATAGGGCCCTGCTGCTACGAGGTGGACAAGCCGGTGATCGCGCGGCTCGACGCGGCCTTTCCGGGCCGGTGGGGCGCCTGGGTCAGGTCGGTGGGCCTGGGCAAGTGGATGCTCGATCTCTGGGCCGCCAACGAGGACCAGCTCCGAAGCGCGGGGCTTCGCGGCGACAGGATAGACAACCCCCGGCTCTGCACGGGCTGCCGCACCGACCTTTTCTACTCCTACCGCCGCGGCCACAAGGGACGGCTGGTTAGCGTTGCAGCCGTGCCCCCTCACCCTACCCTCTCCCCCGCAGGGGAAGAGGGAGACCCAGCGTGCTAGAATCGGCCAACCGGACACGCACTTATGCTCGGCATACGGGGCAATCTCGAGAAGGTCCAGCAGGCGATTGAGCGCGCCTCCCGACGCGCCGGGCGCAAGCCCGATGACGTGCTGTTGATCGCCGTATCCAAGACGGTGGAGATCGCGCGGATCACGCTCGCGATCGAGGCGGGAGTCAAGGCGCTCGGCGAGAACCGCGTGCAGGAGGCGAAGGAGAAGGTCGCGGCGCTCGGGCGGCCTGTGCCCTGGCACCTGATCGGCTCGCTTCAGACCAACAAGGCCAAGGAGGCCGTCCACCTCTTCGACTGGATCCACTCGGTGGACCGCGAGGAGCTGGCCCGGGAACTCGACCGCCGCGCCCACCAGGCCGAGCGCGTGATGCGGGTGCTGGTGCAGGTGAACGTCGGCGAGGAGCCGCAGAAGGGCGGCGTGCAGCCCGCCGAACTCAAGCGGCTGCTCGACGCCATGACGGGCTGTCGCAATCTCGACGTGCGCGGGCTCATGTGCATCCCGCCCGCGGCTGACAGCGTCGAAGCCTCACGGCCCTGGTTCAAGCGGCTGCGCGAGCTGCGGGACGCCTCGGGCCTCGAGCACTGTTCCATGGGGATGAGCGGTGATTTCGAAGTAGCGATAGAGGAGGGGGCGACCATGGTGCGCGTGGGAACCGCGATCTTCGGCCCCCGCGCGCCGAGGGCGGCCGTCACGGAGGGCGGGGCGTGAGCATCAAGGGCAAACGGGTCGCGTTCCTCGGCGCGGGCAACATGGGTGAGGCGCTGATCAAGGGCCTGACCCAGACGG
The nucleotide sequence above comes from Candidatus Methylomirabilota bacterium. Encoded proteins:
- the mscL gene encoding large conductance mechanosensitive channel protein MscL, whose product is MLKQFKEFIARGNVAELAVGVIIGAAFGKIVSSFVGDVLMPPIGLLLGKAEFANLFINLSGQHYVTVAAAKAAGAPTLNYGAFLQAIVDFVIVAFAVFLLIKQVNRLFPPAAPAHTTRPCPLCLSNIPQKATRCAHCTSEVKPA
- a CDS encoding adenylate/guanylate cyclase domain-containing protein, with translation MTCPRCQQDNPIHARFCLGCGAHLALACGSCGAELPGGARFCLQCGQAVAAGTAAPVRSPAPETYTPKHLAEKILTSKAALEGERKQVTVLFADLKGSMELLADRDPEEARKLLDPVLERMMDAVHRYEGTVNQVMGDGIMALFGAPLAHEDHAVRACYAALRMQESVTQYAEGVFRSHGVPLQIRVGLNSGEVVVRAIGSDLHMDYTAVGQTTHLAARMEQMATPGTILLAPATLQLAEGYVQVAARGPVAVKGMADPVEVYALTGASAQRTRLHAAAARGLTRFVGRDAEIEQIRRALALAHDGHGQLVAVVGEPGVGKSRLVYEFTHSHRTQDWLILEAGSVSYGKATSYLPVIDLLKAYFKIHDRETHREIREKVTGKLLTLDRTLEPILPALLALLDVPVEDAQWQALDPPQQRQRTLDAVKHLLLRESQGQPVLVVFEDLHWIDAETQAVLDGLVESFPTARVLLLVNYRPEYQHGWVSKTYYSQLRLDALPPESAGELLSVLLGDDPALEPLKRLLVRRGNPFFIEESIRTLVETGALTRERGAYRLTRAIQAIEVPATVQVILAARIDRLPPDDKQLLQTASVIGKDVPFVLLHAVAEAAEDAVQRGLTHLQAAEFLYETRLFPDPEYTFKHALTHEVTYGTLLQDRRKTLHARIVGAIERFYPDRLIEHVERLAHHAVRGEVWEKAVTYLRQAGAKALARSANREAVTCFEQALTALQLLLETRERLEQAIDLRFDLRTALFPLGEFERIVGYLREAEGLARTLDDRQRLGQLSVYMCHNLWITGHPTEALAFGQSAQAIAESLGDVPLQVTGNLYLGVACLGTGDYRQAEELLLQVLQLLEGDLSRERFGLAGFPAVAARYFLTWGFADLGKLNEGIAYGQEGIRLAEALDHPYSLASMCWVLAYLEITGGDFSHAVRLLERGLALSREWNLTYFSAISTGSLGYAYALSGRMAEGIPLLEHALSAIETMGLGLYQPISLGYLGEAYVLADRLEDAFAFAGRALTLARERGQRPYEAWALRLLGEIAARRDPPKHADGHYRDALALAGELGMRPLVAHCHLGLAKLSQRTGKQEQARDHLTTAITLYREMDMRFWLKQAEAEMRELA
- the pgeF gene encoding peptidoglycan editing factor PgeF — translated: MTAPRFHGDPPTHFLSPLLEGAGVPHLFTTRNFPGVTAFREPFPPLGPDATPLLAECGLAAEPAAFLKQVHGADVLRATEGGCVGNADALMSNRPGLPIAVFSADCVTLLIYDPDGRRLAVVHAGWRGTAQSVARAAVLALVEAGGRPEEFLAAVGPSIGPCCYEVDKPVIARLDAAFPGRWGAWVRSVGLGKWMLDLWAANEDQLRSAGLRGDRIDNPRLCTGCRTDLFYSYRRGHKGRLVSVAAVPPHPTLSPAGEEGDPAC
- a CDS encoding YggS family pyridoxal phosphate-dependent enzyme codes for the protein MLGIRGNLEKVQQAIERASRRAGRKPDDVLLIAVSKTVEIARITLAIEAGVKALGENRVQEAKEKVAALGRPVPWHLIGSLQTNKAKEAVHLFDWIHSVDREELARELDRRAHQAERVMRVLVQVNVGEEPQKGGVQPAELKRLLDAMTGCRNLDVRGLMCIPPAADSVEASRPWFKRLRELRDASGLEHCSMGMSGDFEVAIEEGATMVRVGTAIFGPRAPRAAVTEGGA